One window of Flavobacteriales bacterium genomic DNA carries:
- a CDS encoding MerR family transcriptional regulator produces MPLKEKTIERMYWPIGEVAETLGVNTSLLRYWEKEFGTLRPKRTNKGDRLYTKDDIEQLRRILYLVKEKGFTLQGAKDQLRKPEPQEAPPPPQLPLDEVRSKLKRVRERLVALRES; encoded by the coding sequence ATGCCCCTGAAGGAAAAAACCATCGAACGGATGTACTGGCCCATCGGCGAGGTGGCCGAGACCTTGGGCGTGAACACCTCATTGCTCCGCTACTGGGAGAAGGAATTCGGCACGCTTAGGCCTAAGCGCACCAACAAGGGCGACAGGCTTTATACCAAGGATGACATCGAACAATTGCGGCGCATCCTGTACTTGGTGAAGGAGAAGGGCTTCACGCTGCAAGGGGCGAAGGACCAGTTGCGCAAACCGGAACCGCAGGAGGCCCCACCGCCACCGCAGCTTCCTTTGGACGAAGTGCGATCAAAGCTGAAGCGGGTGCGGGAAAGGTTGGTGGCTTTGAGAGAAAGCTGA